The following are encoded together in the Scomber scombrus chromosome 7, fScoSco1.1, whole genome shotgun sequence genome:
- the rprd2b gene encoding regulation of nuclear pre-mRNA domain-containing protein 2 isoform X1: MAAGSGARSSGSALEASLDRRFQGISNTMESIQGLSGWCIENKKHHGLIVRYWMKWLKKSDNNHCLNLFYLANDVIQNCKRKNAIVFRSSFAEVLPNAAQLIKDGKVRKSVERIFTIWQERSVYPEEVIAQFKTNLNKKEKEREKQKEKEKEKEREREKEREREREKEKEKEKEKETPPAKVDVSFKSPAPTNTRAALKSKIVAEFTPNSLIEQLSRYKRAVAEEEFREKQLATLRVDVCSTEALKRLKDKAGGNKFAKDFEDGSLKLQEFVSFLEKELKTGPPLLEALGNADIFYEMQYKEVKIVANAYNAFANRVASLKRKLDSLKSTLPGPEDSPVPSPSEDAPSPTGSDSPFLGLGASRAQVDPELDGKAMDEGEIPSDNRDMEDMDVSDEEDTVLAGDDKKDKASPAVAKTTKLDAVSKPPTTPTKASKSNAAAAATATPVTPTSTTAPNTSTNPLGVNLAKVDLGKISSILSSLTSAMKSTASPSPRPSPGTPTTPSAQSVASKATPPSPALASILSRVDITPEGILNALSKTNTSGLSSLLQSVTNTASAPPTRTSPESSTLKTPLTPTTPKTKPTLGNSLRRDTPERTRDWEKDRQLSPPPPPPPPRPSALSTSPPSLESKINSFLQGNPGFSLALGDVSPDGVDGTPVRDEAAGTPTQDEIMDTPGSVPESLGSSGGHNLSPTAYRSEPWDAVITPSGSNSDGDFSSSSFNRYGTGKRSGTKLKDEEAMTVRKQAAVASSASNELMKGKKDGMKMMGNTRMMGERRLSASSRKASTGSDDGGLSGKRDDKGKSRQSPGRDGKDGQYHRIETLVSPCTEGAPIQTLGYSNRPLAGERIKTVESIRVIGRGSRRGGGAGSRSGGAMWYEEEYMEPQPPSPHSGPPPLNPEDMTPSMPPPLPHLLLPHLHPPPSHPHSHPPPQLPFQMPYHTDNMQTPPPSHLHQHPPPTSPFFGGPPPIPRPPPPPVSQRPSPPPTHSPVPSAVMVGGVLVPVDRPLSLPPPIRPEGAERGGMGPRGNKVTPPPLMSSLLGEPPKLPRPGTVKEPFVPRHAPPLHRPGTPGVPPPLLGRVKEPLNLPLPSPSPTSSTPSPSTPNSPAADIMPARTLAQPGAPSLQKPPASPPAQHRNQTSNPVPLLNLQSPRPPILSVPIPQRPLLRGRTPSQQFNKDLPVGGFRGNKRPGPPFTGGPFHAQKRPFLPPRY; encoded by the exons ATGGCGGCCGGCTCTGGAGCCCGCAGCTCCGGCTCTGCTCTGGAGGCGTCTTTGGACCGGAGGTTTCAAGGAATATCCAACACTATGGAGTCGATACAGGGACTTTCGGGCTGGTgcattgaaaacaaaaagcacCACGGCCTCATCGTTCGCTACTGGATGAAGTGGCTGAAGAAAT cTGACAACAATCATTGCTTGAATCTTTTCTACCTTGCCAACGATGTGATACAGAACTGCAAAAGAAAGAATGCCATTGTCTTTCGTTCATCCTTCGCAGAGGTCCTGCCGAATGCTGCTCAGCTCATCAA AGACGGGAAGGTCCGTAAGTCAGTGGAAAGGATCTTTACGATTTGGCAGGAGCGCAGTGTGTATCCTGAAGAGGTCATCGCCCAGTTTAAAACCAACCtgaacaaaaaggaaaaggagcgagagaagcagaaggaaaaagagaaagaaaaggagagggagagggagaaggagagggagagagagagagaaaaggagaaagagaaggaaaaagaaaaagagactcCTCCTGCTAAAG ttgatgtttcatttaaatctcCAGCCCCGACCAACACCAGAGCTGCCCTCAAGTCCAAGATTGTAGCTGAGTTCACA CCCAATTCCCTCATCGAACAGTTGTCGAGATACAAGCGAGCAGTTGCAGAGGAGGAGTTCAGGGAGAAGCAGCTGGCAACTCTCAGAGTTGATGTCTGCAGTACAGAGGCCCTCAAGAGGCTCAAAG ACAAGGCTGGAGGGAACAAGTTTGCTAAGGACTTTGAGGATGGCAGTCTGAAGCTGCAGGAGTTTGTCAGCTTCCTGGAGAAGGAGTTGAAAACAGGGCCTCCTCTGCTGGAAGCTTTGGGAAACGCAGACATTTTCTATGAGATGCAGTACAAGGAGGTTAAGATCGTGGCTAAT GCGTACAACGCTTTTGCCAACCGTGTGGCCAGTCTTAAAAGAAAACTGGATTCCCTCAAGTCCACTCTACCTGGACCTGAAGATTCTCCTGTCCCTTCGCCCTCTGAAGATGCCCCCTCCCCCACCGGCTCTGACTCACCCTTCCTCGGCCTGGGGGCCAGCAGAGCCCAGGTGGATCCGGAGCTGGATGGCAAGGCCATGGATGAAGGAGAAATTCCCTCTGACAACAGAGACATGGAAGACATGGACGTGTCTGATGAAGAAGACACAGTCTTAGCAGGCG ATGACAAGAAAGACAAGGCGTCCCCTGCCGTTGCCAAGACTACAAAGTTGGATGCTGTGTCAAAGCCTCCGACCACACCTACAAAAGCTTCTAAGTCTAATGCCGCTGCCGCTGCCACAGCCACCCCAGTGACTCCCACCTCTACCACTGCCCCGAATACATCAACCAACCCTCTGGGAGTCAATCTGGCGAAGGTGGACCTGGGAAAGATCAGCTCTATTCTCAGTTCACTCACATCTGCCATGAAGAGTACAG CTAGTCCGTCACCTCGGCCATCTCCGGGGACACCCACCACCCCGTCTGCCCAATCAGTAGCTTCCAAAGCGACCCCTCCAAGTCCTGCACTGGCCAGCATCCTGTCACGTGTTGACATCACACCTGAAGGCATCCTCAATGCTTTgtctaaaacaaacacatccg GGTTGTCCTCTCTCCTGCAAAGTGTGACAAACACTGCCTCCGCTCCTCCCACCCGCACCTCCCCAGAGTCATCAACACTTAAAACTCCGCTCACCCCGACCAccccaaaaacaaaacccaCACTAGGGAACAGCCTCAGACGAGACACACCTGAGAGAACCAGAGACtgggagaaagacagacaactgtcccctcctcctccacctccacctcctcgtCCCTCAGCTCTTTCTACTTCTCCCCCCAGCCTAGAATCCAAAATCAACAGTTTCTTGCAGGGTAATCCAGGTTTTAGTCTGGCTCTAGGTGATGTCAGTCCGGACGGCGTAGATGGGACCCCGGTGAGAGATGAGGCTGCTGGCACCCCCACCCAGGATGAGATCATGGACACACCTGGCAGTGTGCCAGAATCCCTAGGGTCATCCGGCGGTCATAACCTCTCACCTACAGCATACCGTAGTGAGCCTTGGGATGCTGTGATCACCCCGTCAGGAAGCAACAGCGACGGTGACTTTTCGAGCTCCTCCTTCAACCGGTACGGAACTGGGAAAAGGAGTGGCACAAAGTTAAAAGATGAGGAAGCGATGACTGTGAGGAAGCAGGCTGCTGTTGCCTCCTCCGCCAGTAATGAGCTGATGAAGGGTaagaaagatggaatgaagaTGATGGGAAACACCAGAATGATGGGAGAAAGGAGACTCTCTGCAAGCTCTCGTAAGGCCAGCACCGGCTCAGATGATGGAGGTCTCAGCGGGAAAAGAGACGACAAGGGGAAAAGTCGCCAGTCTCCGGGTCGGGATGGGAAGGACGGCCAGTATCATCGTATTGAGACACTAGTGTCGCCCTGCACTGAAGGGGCTCCCATCCAAACTCTGGGTTACTCAAACCGGCCACTCGCAGGAGAGCGCATCAAGACGGTAGAGAGCATCCGCGTGATTGGCCGAGGCTCTCGGCGAGGGGGAGGGGCCGGCAGTCGGTCAGGCGGTGCGATGTGGTACGAAGAGGAGTACATGGAACCTCAGCCTCCCTCACCGCATTCTGGCCCCCCTCCTCTTAACCCAGAGGACATGACCCCCTCTatgcctcctcctctccctcatctTCTCCTTCCACATCTTCACCCTCCTCCGTCCCATCCTCACTCACACCCGCCTCCCCAGTTACCGTTCCAAATGCCTTACCACACAGACAACATGCAgactcctcctccatcacacctccACCAGCATCCTCCTCCTACATCCCCTTTCTTCGGTGGCCCTCCGCCGATCCCTCGACCCCCTCCGCCTCCCGTATCGCAGCGCCCTTCCCCTCCACCTACACACTCCCCTGTGCCCTCAGCAGTCATGGTTGGGGGAGTACTGGTCCCTGTTGATCGCCCCCTATCTCTCCCTCCCCCAATCAGACCTGAAGGCGCAGAGCGAGGGGGAATGGGGCCCAGAGGAAACAAAGTGACCCCTCCTCCCCTCATGTCGTCGTTATTAGGCGAACCTCCTAAGCTCCCCCGTCCCGGCACAGTTAAAGAGCCTTTCGTCCCCCGCCATGCACCCCCCCTCCACCGCCCAGGCACCCCCGGTGTTCCTCCACCCTTACTGGGCAGAGTGAAGGAGCCTCTGAATCTACCTCTTCCATCCCCATCTCCCACAtcctccaccccctccccttccacTCCTAACTCCCCTGCAGCCGACATCATGCCTGCTCGCACGCTCGCTCAGCCTGGTGCCCCTTCTCTCCAGAAACCCCCTGCCAGTCCGCCAGCTCAGCACCGCAACCAAACCTCTAACCCCGTCCCTCTCCTGAACCTGCAAAGCCCTCGCCCCCCCATCCTGTCAGTCCCCATCCCGCAGAGACCTCTGCTGCGAGGCCGAACCCCCTCTCAGCAGTTTAACAAAGATCTCCCCGTAGGGGGGTTTCGTGGCAACAAGCGGCCCGGTCCTCCATTCACAGGTGGTCCCTTCCATGCACAGAAGAGACCCTTCCTACCCCCGCGCTACTGA
- the rprd2b gene encoding regulation of nuclear pre-mRNA domain-containing protein 2 isoform X2 — translation MAAGSGARSSGSALEASLDRRFQGISNTMESIQGLSGWCIENKKHHGLIVRYWMKWLKKSDNNHCLNLFYLANDVIQNCKRKNAIVFRSSFAEVLPNAAQLIKDGKVRKSVERIFTIWQERSVYPEEVIAQFKTNLNKKEKEREKQKEKEKEKEREREKEREREREKEKEKEKEKETPPAKAPTNTRAALKSKIVAEFTPNSLIEQLSRYKRAVAEEEFREKQLATLRVDVCSTEALKRLKDKAGGNKFAKDFEDGSLKLQEFVSFLEKELKTGPPLLEALGNADIFYEMQYKEVKIVANAYNAFANRVASLKRKLDSLKSTLPGPEDSPVPSPSEDAPSPTGSDSPFLGLGASRAQVDPELDGKAMDEGEIPSDNRDMEDMDVSDEEDTVLAGDDKKDKASPAVAKTTKLDAVSKPPTTPTKASKSNAAAAATATPVTPTSTTAPNTSTNPLGVNLAKVDLGKISSILSSLTSAMKSTASPSPRPSPGTPTTPSAQSVASKATPPSPALASILSRVDITPEGILNALSKTNTSGLSSLLQSVTNTASAPPTRTSPESSTLKTPLTPTTPKTKPTLGNSLRRDTPERTRDWEKDRQLSPPPPPPPPRPSALSTSPPSLESKINSFLQGNPGFSLALGDVSPDGVDGTPVRDEAAGTPTQDEIMDTPGSVPESLGSSGGHNLSPTAYRSEPWDAVITPSGSNSDGDFSSSSFNRYGTGKRSGTKLKDEEAMTVRKQAAVASSASNELMKGKKDGMKMMGNTRMMGERRLSASSRKASTGSDDGGLSGKRDDKGKSRQSPGRDGKDGQYHRIETLVSPCTEGAPIQTLGYSNRPLAGERIKTVESIRVIGRGSRRGGGAGSRSGGAMWYEEEYMEPQPPSPHSGPPPLNPEDMTPSMPPPLPHLLLPHLHPPPSHPHSHPPPQLPFQMPYHTDNMQTPPPSHLHQHPPPTSPFFGGPPPIPRPPPPPVSQRPSPPPTHSPVPSAVMVGGVLVPVDRPLSLPPPIRPEGAERGGMGPRGNKVTPPPLMSSLLGEPPKLPRPGTVKEPFVPRHAPPLHRPGTPGVPPPLLGRVKEPLNLPLPSPSPTSSTPSPSTPNSPAADIMPARTLAQPGAPSLQKPPASPPAQHRNQTSNPVPLLNLQSPRPPILSVPIPQRPLLRGRTPSQQFNKDLPVGGFRGNKRPGPPFTGGPFHAQKRPFLPPRY, via the exons ATGGCGGCCGGCTCTGGAGCCCGCAGCTCCGGCTCTGCTCTGGAGGCGTCTTTGGACCGGAGGTTTCAAGGAATATCCAACACTATGGAGTCGATACAGGGACTTTCGGGCTGGTgcattgaaaacaaaaagcacCACGGCCTCATCGTTCGCTACTGGATGAAGTGGCTGAAGAAAT cTGACAACAATCATTGCTTGAATCTTTTCTACCTTGCCAACGATGTGATACAGAACTGCAAAAGAAAGAATGCCATTGTCTTTCGTTCATCCTTCGCAGAGGTCCTGCCGAATGCTGCTCAGCTCATCAA AGACGGGAAGGTCCGTAAGTCAGTGGAAAGGATCTTTACGATTTGGCAGGAGCGCAGTGTGTATCCTGAAGAGGTCATCGCCCAGTTTAAAACCAACCtgaacaaaaaggaaaaggagcgagagaagcagaaggaaaaagagaaagaaaaggagagggagagggagaaggagagggagagagagagagaaaaggagaaagagaaggaaaaagaaaaagagactcCTCCTGCTAAAG CCCCGACCAACACCAGAGCTGCCCTCAAGTCCAAGATTGTAGCTGAGTTCACA CCCAATTCCCTCATCGAACAGTTGTCGAGATACAAGCGAGCAGTTGCAGAGGAGGAGTTCAGGGAGAAGCAGCTGGCAACTCTCAGAGTTGATGTCTGCAGTACAGAGGCCCTCAAGAGGCTCAAAG ACAAGGCTGGAGGGAACAAGTTTGCTAAGGACTTTGAGGATGGCAGTCTGAAGCTGCAGGAGTTTGTCAGCTTCCTGGAGAAGGAGTTGAAAACAGGGCCTCCTCTGCTGGAAGCTTTGGGAAACGCAGACATTTTCTATGAGATGCAGTACAAGGAGGTTAAGATCGTGGCTAAT GCGTACAACGCTTTTGCCAACCGTGTGGCCAGTCTTAAAAGAAAACTGGATTCCCTCAAGTCCACTCTACCTGGACCTGAAGATTCTCCTGTCCCTTCGCCCTCTGAAGATGCCCCCTCCCCCACCGGCTCTGACTCACCCTTCCTCGGCCTGGGGGCCAGCAGAGCCCAGGTGGATCCGGAGCTGGATGGCAAGGCCATGGATGAAGGAGAAATTCCCTCTGACAACAGAGACATGGAAGACATGGACGTGTCTGATGAAGAAGACACAGTCTTAGCAGGCG ATGACAAGAAAGACAAGGCGTCCCCTGCCGTTGCCAAGACTACAAAGTTGGATGCTGTGTCAAAGCCTCCGACCACACCTACAAAAGCTTCTAAGTCTAATGCCGCTGCCGCTGCCACAGCCACCCCAGTGACTCCCACCTCTACCACTGCCCCGAATACATCAACCAACCCTCTGGGAGTCAATCTGGCGAAGGTGGACCTGGGAAAGATCAGCTCTATTCTCAGTTCACTCACATCTGCCATGAAGAGTACAG CTAGTCCGTCACCTCGGCCATCTCCGGGGACACCCACCACCCCGTCTGCCCAATCAGTAGCTTCCAAAGCGACCCCTCCAAGTCCTGCACTGGCCAGCATCCTGTCACGTGTTGACATCACACCTGAAGGCATCCTCAATGCTTTgtctaaaacaaacacatccg GGTTGTCCTCTCTCCTGCAAAGTGTGACAAACACTGCCTCCGCTCCTCCCACCCGCACCTCCCCAGAGTCATCAACACTTAAAACTCCGCTCACCCCGACCAccccaaaaacaaaacccaCACTAGGGAACAGCCTCAGACGAGACACACCTGAGAGAACCAGAGACtgggagaaagacagacaactgtcccctcctcctccacctccacctcctcgtCCCTCAGCTCTTTCTACTTCTCCCCCCAGCCTAGAATCCAAAATCAACAGTTTCTTGCAGGGTAATCCAGGTTTTAGTCTGGCTCTAGGTGATGTCAGTCCGGACGGCGTAGATGGGACCCCGGTGAGAGATGAGGCTGCTGGCACCCCCACCCAGGATGAGATCATGGACACACCTGGCAGTGTGCCAGAATCCCTAGGGTCATCCGGCGGTCATAACCTCTCACCTACAGCATACCGTAGTGAGCCTTGGGATGCTGTGATCACCCCGTCAGGAAGCAACAGCGACGGTGACTTTTCGAGCTCCTCCTTCAACCGGTACGGAACTGGGAAAAGGAGTGGCACAAAGTTAAAAGATGAGGAAGCGATGACTGTGAGGAAGCAGGCTGCTGTTGCCTCCTCCGCCAGTAATGAGCTGATGAAGGGTaagaaagatggaatgaagaTGATGGGAAACACCAGAATGATGGGAGAAAGGAGACTCTCTGCAAGCTCTCGTAAGGCCAGCACCGGCTCAGATGATGGAGGTCTCAGCGGGAAAAGAGACGACAAGGGGAAAAGTCGCCAGTCTCCGGGTCGGGATGGGAAGGACGGCCAGTATCATCGTATTGAGACACTAGTGTCGCCCTGCACTGAAGGGGCTCCCATCCAAACTCTGGGTTACTCAAACCGGCCACTCGCAGGAGAGCGCATCAAGACGGTAGAGAGCATCCGCGTGATTGGCCGAGGCTCTCGGCGAGGGGGAGGGGCCGGCAGTCGGTCAGGCGGTGCGATGTGGTACGAAGAGGAGTACATGGAACCTCAGCCTCCCTCACCGCATTCTGGCCCCCCTCCTCTTAACCCAGAGGACATGACCCCCTCTatgcctcctcctctccctcatctTCTCCTTCCACATCTTCACCCTCCTCCGTCCCATCCTCACTCACACCCGCCTCCCCAGTTACCGTTCCAAATGCCTTACCACACAGACAACATGCAgactcctcctccatcacacctccACCAGCATCCTCCTCCTACATCCCCTTTCTTCGGTGGCCCTCCGCCGATCCCTCGACCCCCTCCGCCTCCCGTATCGCAGCGCCCTTCCCCTCCACCTACACACTCCCCTGTGCCCTCAGCAGTCATGGTTGGGGGAGTACTGGTCCCTGTTGATCGCCCCCTATCTCTCCCTCCCCCAATCAGACCTGAAGGCGCAGAGCGAGGGGGAATGGGGCCCAGAGGAAACAAAGTGACCCCTCCTCCCCTCATGTCGTCGTTATTAGGCGAACCTCCTAAGCTCCCCCGTCCCGGCACAGTTAAAGAGCCTTTCGTCCCCCGCCATGCACCCCCCCTCCACCGCCCAGGCACCCCCGGTGTTCCTCCACCCTTACTGGGCAGAGTGAAGGAGCCTCTGAATCTACCTCTTCCATCCCCATCTCCCACAtcctccaccccctccccttccacTCCTAACTCCCCTGCAGCCGACATCATGCCTGCTCGCACGCTCGCTCAGCCTGGTGCCCCTTCTCTCCAGAAACCCCCTGCCAGTCCGCCAGCTCAGCACCGCAACCAAACCTCTAACCCCGTCCCTCTCCTGAACCTGCAAAGCCCTCGCCCCCCCATCCTGTCAGTCCCCATCCCGCAGAGACCTCTGCTGCGAGGCCGAACCCCCTCTCAGCAGTTTAACAAAGATCTCCCCGTAGGGGGGTTTCGTGGCAACAAGCGGCCCGGTCCTCCATTCACAGGTGGTCCCTTCCATGCACAGAAGAGACCCTTCCTACCCCCGCGCTACTGA